From Bacillus pumilus, one genomic window encodes:
- the murB gene encoding UDP-N-acetylmuramate dehydrogenase produces the protein MENLKNELLEAQVGKVLENEPLANHTTMKIGGPADLLIIPKDIDAVKTIMDQVKKHHTNWTVIGRGSNLLVLDKGIRGVVLKLGAGLDHLTVNDEEITVGGGYSVVRLATSLSKQGLSGLEFAAGIPGSIGGAVYMNAGAHGSDISKILVKARILFEDGSIEWLTNEQMNFSYRTSVLQKERPGIVLEAVFKLKQDDREKITKKMQQNKDYRKETQPYNRPCAGSIFRNPLPEYAGQLVEKANLKGYQIGGARISDMHGNFIVNAGGATAQDVLDLIQYIQKKIKEDYNVDMHTEVEIIGEEI, from the coding sequence ATGGAGAACTTGAAGAATGAATTATTAGAAGCGCAAGTTGGTAAAGTACTTGAAAATGAGCCGCTTGCTAATCATACAACAATGAAAATAGGCGGACCAGCAGATCTTTTGATCATCCCTAAAGATATCGATGCAGTTAAAACGATCATGGATCAGGTGAAAAAACACCATACGAATTGGACGGTCATTGGAAGAGGATCGAATTTACTTGTACTTGATAAGGGAATTCGTGGAGTTGTTCTCAAGCTAGGTGCTGGACTGGATCACCTAACTGTAAATGATGAAGAAATTACAGTTGGCGGCGGCTATTCTGTCGTAAGGCTCGCGACATCTCTTAGTAAGCAGGGTCTTTCAGGGTTGGAATTCGCAGCTGGTATTCCAGGGTCTATTGGAGGCGCTGTTTATATGAACGCAGGTGCACATGGATCTGACATCAGTAAGATTCTTGTGAAAGCTAGAATCTTATTTGAGGATGGAAGCATCGAGTGGCTCACAAATGAACAGATGAATTTCAGCTATCGAACATCAGTCCTTCAAAAGGAACGACCTGGCATTGTTCTCGAAGCCGTGTTTAAGCTCAAACAGGATGATCGCGAAAAAATCACTAAGAAAATGCAGCAAAATAAAGATTATCGTAAAGAAACCCAGCCTTATAACCGGCCATGTGCTGGCAGTATTTTTCGAAATCCGCTGCCTGAATATGCAGGACAGCTTGTAGAAAAAGCGAATTTAAAAGGATACCAAATCGGCGGAGCTAGAATTTCTGATATGCACGGCAACTTTATTGTCAACGCTGGTGGAGCTACTGCTCAAGACGTGCTGGACTTAATTCAGTACATCCAAAAGAAAATTAAAGAAGACTACAACGTAGATATGCATACAGAGGTAGAAATTATCGGTGAAGAAATTTAA
- a CDS encoding UDP-N-acetylmuramoyl-L-alanyl-D-glutamate--2,6-diaminopimelate ligase has translation MKLQELLTYFKSENNELINENPDITSIEMDSREVKKGSLFVCIKGYTVDGHDYAEKAVKSGAAAIVAEHPLNITDVPVIIVKHSQRALARIADAFYEQPTHKLNLIGITGTNGKTSTTHMIEQMMRKAEKKTGLIGTMYMKVNDDILNVKNTTPESVTLQKTFKQMLDQDVDTAIMEVSSHALHLGRVHGCDYDIAVFTNLTQDHLDYHNTMEEYKHAKSLLFSQLGSAFHHNKPKHAILNADDEASSYFEKVTAAEVMTYALEQKADVMAKNIQIMPKGTQFDLVTPIGTKNVTVALVGKFNVYNILAAVSVGIVSGLTFESIVSAIEELEGVKGRFELVNCDQDFPVIVDYAHTPDSLENVLTTCRELTEGKIFCVIGCGGDRDKTKRPQMAQIAVKYADEPVFTSDNPRSEDPSAILKDMENGVPDAYYHSFVNRKQAIFFAIANAKKGDTVLIAGKGHETYQIIGDQVYDFDDAKVAVDAILDLNKS, from the coding sequence ATGAAATTACAAGAACTGCTTACATACTTTAAAAGTGAAAACAACGAATTGATAAACGAAAATCCTGATATCACTTCCATTGAAATGGATTCAAGAGAGGTGAAAAAGGGAAGCCTTTTTGTCTGTATAAAAGGCTATACAGTAGATGGACACGATTATGCTGAAAAAGCGGTGAAAAGCGGGGCTGCAGCAATTGTAGCGGAACACCCTCTTAACATAACAGATGTACCAGTCATTATTGTGAAACACTCTCAAAGAGCACTTGCAAGAATAGCTGATGCGTTTTACGAACAGCCCACTCATAAGCTGAATCTCATCGGGATCACAGGCACAAACGGAAAAACCTCAACAACACACATGATCGAACAAATGATGAGAAAAGCCGAAAAGAAAACAGGCTTAATCGGTACGATGTATATGAAGGTGAATGATGACATTCTCAACGTGAAAAACACCACACCTGAAAGTGTCACACTTCAGAAAACGTTTAAACAGATGCTTGATCAAGATGTAGATACAGCCATTATGGAAGTATCATCACATGCACTCCATCTTGGCAGGGTGCATGGATGTGATTATGATATTGCTGTTTTCACAAACCTTACGCAGGATCATCTTGACTACCACAACACAATGGAAGAATATAAACATGCGAAAAGCTTGCTATTTTCTCAGCTCGGAAGCGCCTTTCATCATAATAAACCCAAGCATGCGATTTTAAATGCAGATGATGAGGCTTCGAGTTATTTTGAAAAAGTCACAGCTGCTGAAGTCATGACGTATGCCTTAGAGCAAAAAGCAGATGTCATGGCAAAGAATATTCAAATTATGCCAAAGGGAACTCAATTTGATTTGGTCACTCCAATCGGCACCAAGAATGTGACGGTTGCCCTCGTCGGAAAGTTCAATGTGTATAATATCCTGGCAGCTGTATCAGTCGGGATCGTATCTGGCTTAACGTTTGAGTCGATCGTTAGTGCGATTGAAGAGCTGGAGGGAGTCAAAGGCAGATTTGAACTTGTAAACTGCGATCAAGATTTCCCTGTCATCGTCGATTACGCGCATACACCTGACAGTTTAGAAAATGTCCTCACAACGTGTAGAGAATTAACAGAGGGCAAAATTTTCTGTGTGATTGGCTGCGGTGGCGACCGTGATAAAACAAAGCGCCCTCAAATGGCCCAAATCGCTGTGAAATATGCAGATGAACCTGTATTTACATCAGACAACCCAAGAAGCGAAGATCCTTCAGCCATTTTAAAAGATATGGAAAATGGGGTGCCAGACGCATATTATCATAGCTTTGTGAATCGGAAACAAGCCATCTTCTTTGCCATTGCCAATGCGAAAAAAGGCGATACAGTCTTAATAGCGGGTAAAGGCCATGAGACATATCAAATCATTGGCGATCAAGTCTATGACTTTGATGATGCAAAGGTTGCTGTTGACGCTATTTTAGATCTAAACAAATCTTAA
- the murD gene encoding UDP-N-acetylmuramoyl-L-alanine--D-glutamate ligase, with product MQMLKNEHVLVLGLAKSGYAAASILHEHGVNVTVNDQKPFEENEPAQLLSGKGIDVVCGSHPLRIFEDKDITILIKNPGIPYENVMVQEALRRQIPVWTEIELAYHLTSSPFIGITGSNGKTTTTTLIYEMLKKDSQKTLVAGNIGTVASEVAANAAGDEWIVTELSSFQLMGTVEFRPKISLILNIFDAHLDYHHTRDEYEKAKQKVFAHQHEDDIAVINLDDPSVVKLAEGSKAKKVFFSVKEPVEHGAFIQHGAIYYMNEHIIDVKDVVLPGEHNQENILAAICVVKNAGCSNEAIVHVLTTFSGVKHRLQFVDTIQSRKFYNDSKATNILATSKALSAFEQPTILLAGGLDRGNEFDELKPFMKNVKGIITFGETAPKFVKLGEELGIHHVKHVDNVEQAVPAAFNISEEEDVILLSPACASWDQHKTFEERGDMFVNAVHMLK from the coding sequence ATGCAAATGTTAAAAAACGAACATGTACTAGTATTAGGTCTTGCAAAAAGCGGATATGCGGCAGCTTCAATTCTTCATGAACATGGAGTAAATGTGACGGTAAATGATCAAAAACCGTTTGAAGAAAACGAACCTGCTCAGCTACTTTCTGGAAAGGGGATTGATGTCGTTTGTGGCAGTCATCCTCTTCGTATATTCGAAGATAAAGACATTACGATTTTAATTAAAAATCCAGGAATTCCATATGAAAATGTGATGGTTCAAGAAGCGCTTCGCCGCCAAATTCCAGTTTGGACGGAAATAGAATTAGCGTATCATTTAACCTCATCCCCTTTTATTGGGATTACTGGATCGAATGGAAAAACCACTACCACGACTTTGATTTATGAAATGCTGAAAAAAGACAGCCAAAAAACATTAGTGGCGGGTAATATTGGAACAGTTGCCAGCGAAGTCGCTGCAAATGCAGCTGGCGATGAGTGGATCGTAACGGAACTCTCTTCTTTTCAGTTAATGGGAACAGTTGAGTTTAGACCTAAAATCAGTTTAATATTAAATATTTTTGATGCACATTTAGACTATCACCACACTCGTGATGAGTATGAAAAAGCAAAGCAGAAAGTATTCGCACATCAACATGAAGATGATATCGCTGTAATTAACCTAGATGATCCATCGGTCGTAAAACTGGCAGAAGGTTCAAAAGCAAAAAAAGTGTTTTTCTCAGTGAAAGAGCCAGTAGAACATGGTGCGTTTATTCAACATGGTGCAATTTACTACATGAATGAACATATCATTGATGTAAAGGATGTTGTCCTTCCTGGTGAGCATAACCAAGAAAACATTCTGGCAGCTATTTGTGTTGTGAAAAATGCAGGCTGCTCAAATGAAGCAATCGTACACGTTCTCACGACATTTAGTGGAGTGAAGCATCGTCTGCAGTTTGTAGATACAATTCAAAGTCGGAAATTTTATAACGATAGTAAAGCAACCAATATTTTGGCAACAAGTAAAGCATTGTCAGCCTTCGAACAACCGACCATTTTATTAGCAGGTGGACTTGATCGCGGCAATGAATTTGATGAATTGAAACCTTTCATGAAAAATGTAAAAGGAATTATCACATTTGGTGAGACTGCACCTAAGTTTGTGAAGCTTGGTGAAGAGCTTGGAATACATCACGTAAAACATGTCGATAATGTTGAACAAGCAGTACCTGCGGCGTTTAACATATCTGAAGAAGAAGACGTGATTTTATTATCTCCGGCTTGTGCAAGCTGGGATCAACATAAAACATTTGAAGAACGTGGAGACATGTTTGTAAACGCCGTGCATATGCTTAAATAA
- a CDS encoding DUF881 domain-containing protein codes for MRGKTVIFSIVMLVLGFLISFSYQYTKQHQADVIRTEQWKKEYSLKSQLTKQEKANQKLEKELYSLQSKVQATESNLKNEKEQYFNVLEDVEKYRMFTGEIGVKGKGVKVSLEDASYIPSGQNVNNYIVHESHIFHVINELFISGASAVSINGQRITHQSYIHCNGPVVTVDGVQHPAPFVISGIGDPAVLIPALNIAGGVVDQLTSDHISMTIEKTDIRMNPLLRNKD; via the coding sequence TTGAGAGGCAAAACAGTTATATTCTCAATTGTCATGCTTGTTCTTGGTTTTCTGATTTCTTTTTCATACCAATATACAAAGCAGCATCAGGCAGATGTCATTCGAACAGAGCAATGGAAAAAAGAATACTCTCTGAAAAGTCAGCTCACAAAGCAAGAAAAGGCGAATCAGAAACTCGAAAAAGAATTATATAGTCTTCAATCAAAGGTTCAAGCGACAGAGTCCAATTTGAAAAATGAAAAAGAGCAGTATTTTAATGTATTGGAAGATGTTGAGAAATACAGAATGTTTACAGGAGAGATTGGTGTAAAAGGAAAAGGGGTCAAAGTATCTCTTGAAGATGCATCTTATATCCCGAGTGGACAAAATGTCAATAATTACATTGTGCATGAGAGCCACATTTTTCATGTGATAAACGAACTATTTATATCAGGGGCTTCTGCTGTATCTATTAATGGGCAAAGAATCACACACCAATCATACATACATTGTAATGGTCCAGTTGTCACAGTTGATGGTGTTCAGCATCCAGCACCATTTGTCATTTCTGGTATTGGAGATCCGGCTGTGTTAATACCTGCTTTAAATATTGCAGGAGGAGTGGTCGATCAGCTGACAAGTGATCACATTTCAATGACGATTGAGAAAACGGATATTCGTATGAACCCTCTTTTAAGAAACAAAGATTAA
- a CDS encoding cell division protein FtsQ/DivIB, with translation MRPDHENEKIVNIEERIPKIKEQRKQKANRRLISFILLFFIMVLIIIYLQTPISKISSLTITGNEHVSTKQLVKLSQIKEGETEFWNLNKDITADHIKQNKLIKSVRIKKHFPNKVSIAVKEYANIAYLQKGNLYYELLENGTALPEEVTPSHAGPIFVDWDNKEKLKQTVRSLNQLPASIQELISEVYYVPTNSNQWLVKFYMNDGNTVIASIKTFGDKMKTYPAIVKELSSSEKGTIHMEVATYFEAFKSKKKEDER, from the coding sequence ATGCGGCCTGATCATGAAAATGAAAAGATCGTCAATATAGAAGAGCGAATTCCTAAAATTAAAGAACAAAGGAAGCAAAAAGCGAATCGGAGACTGATCTCTTTTATACTACTGTTTTTTATCATGGTTTTAATTATTATTTATTTGCAGACACCTATCAGCAAAATTTCTTCTTTAACCATCACAGGTAACGAGCATGTCTCTACAAAACAGCTTGTTAAACTTTCACAAATTAAAGAAGGCGAAACAGAGTTTTGGAATTTAAATAAAGATATAACAGCAGATCATATTAAACAAAATAAACTGATTAAAAGCGTTAGGATCAAAAAGCATTTCCCAAATAAGGTCAGTATTGCTGTCAAAGAATATGCAAATATTGCGTATCTTCAAAAGGGAAATCTATATTATGAGCTTCTTGAAAATGGGACCGCTTTACCAGAAGAAGTTACACCGAGTCATGCAGGACCTATTTTTGTCGATTGGGACAATAAGGAGAAGCTGAAGCAAACCGTTAGATCTTTAAATCAGCTGCCAGCCTCTATTCAGGAACTCATCTCAGAAGTATATTATGTGCCGACAAATTCAAACCAGTGGCTAGTTAAATTTTATATGAATGACGGAAACACTGTGATTGCATCAATTAAAACATTCGGTGATAAAATGAAAACCTATCCAGCCATTGTAAAAGAACTTTCGTCTTCTGAAAAAGGCACAATCCATATGGAAGTCGCTACGTATTTTGAAGCGTTTAAATCTAAGAAAAAGGAAGATGAGCGTTGA
- a CDS encoding stage V sporulation protein D has product MRVSSVTVRKRLLFVLLFGVIIFFIIDTRLGYVQFIMGEKLTSLAKDSWSRNLPFEPERGDILDRNGVELATNKSAPSILVVPRQIKDPAETSKKLAAVLNMSEEKAYKHVTKKTSIERISPEGRKVSHEKAKEVRELDLEGVYVAEDSIRHYPFGSFLSHVLGFAGIDNQGLLGLEAYYDDDLKGEKGSVKFYSDAKGQKMPDEADDYTPPKDGLDMKLTVDSKVQTIIERELDNAQAKYNPDGMIAIAMNPKNGEVLGMSSRPDFDPADYQSVDPKVFNRNLPVWSTYEPGSTFKIITLAAALEEKKVNLKRDSFFDSGSVTVDGARLRCWKKGGHGSQSFLEVVQNSCNPGFVELGDRLGKDKLFSYIKNFGFGQKTGIDLQGEGRGILFPLDRVGPVEQATTAFGQGVSVTPIQQVAAVAAAVNGGTLYTPYIAKEWIDPITKEVVKKQSPIAKKKVISAETSKEIRYALESVVAQGTGRNAFVEGYRVGGKTGTAQKVKDGKYMENNHIVSFIGFAPADDPSIVVYVAVDNPKGTIQFGGTVAAPIVGHIMRDSLPEMGVKKRKGQIEKKYQWLDTKTIEVPNLVGGSVSDLESLLINLKIDASGTGSKVVKQSPAAGTKIKEGSTIRLYLNDE; this is encoded by the coding sequence GAACCGGAAAGGGGAGATATTTTGGACCGGAATGGGGTAGAGCTTGCGACGAACAAAAGTGCCCCATCTATATTGGTCGTCCCTCGGCAAATTAAAGATCCCGCAGAAACAAGCAAGAAATTGGCAGCAGTACTGAATATGTCTGAAGAGAAAGCGTACAAGCATGTCACGAAGAAAACATCAATTGAACGAATTTCTCCTGAGGGCAGAAAGGTATCTCATGAAAAAGCAAAAGAAGTAAGAGAGCTTGATTTAGAAGGTGTGTATGTAGCAGAAGACAGCATCAGACATTATCCGTTTGGCAGCTTTCTTTCACATGTACTGGGCTTTGCTGGAATCGATAATCAAGGTTTACTTGGACTGGAAGCCTACTATGACGATGACTTAAAAGGCGAAAAAGGCTCTGTAAAGTTTTATTCCGATGCAAAAGGGCAGAAAATGCCAGATGAAGCAGACGATTATACACCACCTAAAGATGGTCTTGATATGAAATTAACAGTCGATTCAAAAGTACAAACCATTATAGAACGGGAATTAGACAATGCGCAGGCAAAGTATAATCCAGATGGTATGATTGCGATTGCGATGAATCCGAAAAATGGTGAAGTGCTGGGAATGTCAAGCAGACCAGATTTTGATCCAGCTGACTATCAATCAGTTGACCCAAAAGTGTTTAACCGAAATCTTCCGGTGTGGAGCACATATGAGCCGGGTTCGACGTTTAAAATTATTACACTTGCAGCAGCATTAGAAGAGAAGAAAGTTAATTTAAAACGAGATTCATTTTTTGACAGCGGATCTGTGACAGTTGATGGTGCAAGACTCAGGTGCTGGAAAAAAGGCGGGCACGGATCACAGTCATTCTTGGAAGTGGTTCAAAATTCCTGTAACCCCGGCTTTGTAGAGCTAGGAGACCGTCTTGGGAAAGATAAATTATTTTCCTATATTAAAAATTTCGGATTTGGCCAAAAAACAGGAATCGACCTTCAAGGGGAAGGGCGGGGGATTTTGTTCCCGCTTGATCGTGTAGGTCCTGTAGAGCAGGCGACAACGGCCTTTGGGCAAGGTGTATCTGTTACGCCGATTCAGCAAGTAGCTGCAGTAGCAGCTGCGGTAAATGGCGGGACACTTTACACGCCTTATATTGCAAAAGAATGGATAGATCCAATCACAAAAGAGGTCGTGAAAAAGCAATCACCGATTGCCAAAAAGAAAGTGATTTCAGCAGAGACATCTAAAGAAATCAGGTATGCACTTGAAAGTGTAGTCGCCCAAGGAACTGGCCGAAATGCATTTGTTGAAGGGTATCGGGTCGGCGGAAAAACAGGAACAGCACAGAAGGTAAAGGACGGAAAGTATATGGAGAATAACCATATTGTGTCGTTTATCGGATTTGCGCCTGCAGATGACCCAAGTATTGTAGTCTATGTGGCTGTGGATAACCCAAAAGGCACCATTCAATTTGGCGGTACCGTGGCCGCACCAATTGTTGGTCATATTATGCGGGACAGCCTGCCAGAGATGGGTGTGAAAAAAAGAAAAGGGCAAATTGAAAAGAAGTACCAGTGGCTGGACACAAAAACCATTGAAGTACCGAATCTTGTAGGAGGATCTGTTTCAGATCTTGAATCCCTCTTGATCAACCTAAAGATCGATGCCTCAGGAACTGGCAGTAAAGTAGTGAAGCAATCACCTGCTGCTGGGACAAAGATCAAAGAAGGCTCCACGATCAGATTATACTTAAACGATGAATAA
- the murG gene encoding undecaprenyldiphospho-muramoylpentapeptide beta-N-acetylglucosaminyltransferase gives MRIVISGGGTGGHIYPALAFIKEVKRLHPDVEFLYIGTENGLEKKIVERENIPFKAIEISGFKRKLSFDNVKTVMRFLKGVQKSKSYLKEFKPDAVIGTGGYVCGPVVYAASKLKIPTIIHEQNSLPGITNKFLARYVNKVAICFDEAKAHFPSEKVVFTGNPRASEVVSIKEGKSLKEFGLDEQKKTVLIFGGSRGAAPINRAVIEMQDDLKAKNYQLLYITGEVHYEKVLNELKEKGAAPNMITKPFLHQMPEYLKSIDVIVARAGATTIAEVTALGIPTIFIPSPYVTANHQEINARSLEKHDAAIVLRESELSGDRLLHAIDEIAGNEEKLNQMSRLTKELGVPDAAARLYNVLKEITTT, from the coding sequence ATGCGTATAGTAATCAGTGGAGGCGGAACAGGCGGACATATTTATCCGGCCTTAGCCTTTATTAAAGAAGTGAAAAGACTGCATCCTGATGTGGAATTTTTATATATCGGTACTGAAAATGGACTTGAAAAGAAAATTGTAGAAAGAGAAAATATCCCTTTCAAGGCGATAGAAATTTCAGGTTTTAAACGAAAGCTTTCCTTTGATAACGTCAAAACGGTGATGAGATTTTTGAAAGGCGTTCAAAAAAGCAAATCTTACTTAAAAGAATTCAAACCTGATGCGGTCATTGGAACAGGCGGTTATGTGTGTGGGCCTGTGGTTTATGCGGCTTCTAAGCTGAAGATCCCGACTATTATACACGAACAAAACAGCCTGCCTGGTATTACAAATAAGTTCCTAGCGAGATATGTTAATAAAGTAGCCATCTGCTTTGACGAAGCAAAGGCACATTTTCCTTCTGAAAAGGTTGTATTTACGGGAAACCCTAGAGCCTCTGAAGTCGTCTCTATAAAAGAGGGGAAATCTCTTAAAGAATTTGGGCTCGATGAACAGAAAAAAACGGTTCTTATTTTCGGCGGGAGCCGAGGTGCTGCTCCTATCAATAGAGCAGTGATCGAAATGCAAGATGATTTAAAGGCTAAAAACTACCAGCTTTTATATATCACAGGTGAGGTTCATTATGAAAAAGTGTTGAATGAACTAAAGGAAAAAGGTGCAGCACCTAATATGATCACAAAACCTTTCTTGCATCAAATGCCGGAGTACCTGAAATCGATCGATGTGATTGTTGCAAGAGCGGGAGCTACAACAATTGCTGAAGTAACGGCTCTTGGAATCCCAACCATTTTTATTCCGAGCCCATACGTGACGGCAAATCATCAGGAAATCAATGCAAGATCACTTGAAAAACATGATGCTGCGATTGTTTTAAGAGAATCAGAGCTTTCAGGGGATCGTCTGCTGCATGCAATTGATGAAATTGCCGGTAATGAAGAAAAACTCAACCAAATGAGCCGTTTAACGAAAGAACTCGGAGTACCAGATGCGGCTGCACGTTTATATAATGTGTTAAAAGAAATTACGACTACATGA
- the mraY gene encoding phospho-N-acetylmuramoyl-pentapeptide-transferase yields the protein MLEQVILFTIIMGFLISVLLSPIFIPFLRRLKFGQSIREEGPQSHQKKSGTPTMGGIMIIFSITITTIVMINKFSEISPEMFLLLFVTLGYGLLGFLDDYIKVAMKRNLGLTSKQKLIGQIVIAVIFYAVFHYYQFATTIRIPGTDVSFDLGWAYFILVVFMLVGGSNAVNLTDGLDGLLSGTAAIAFGAFAILAWNQSQYDVAIFSVAVAGAVLGFLVFNAHPAKVFMGDTGSLALGGAIVAIAILTKLEILLVIIGGVFVVETLSVILQVISFKTTGKRIFKMSPLHHHYELVGWSEWRVVVTFWTAGLLLAVLGIYIEVWL from the coding sequence ATGCTTGAACAGGTGATATTGTTTACAATCATAATGGGATTTTTAATCAGTGTTCTTTTATCCCCGATTTTTATACCGTTTTTAAGAAGACTTAAATTTGGTCAAAGTATTAGAGAAGAAGGCCCGCAGTCTCACCAAAAGAAATCTGGTACTCCGACAATGGGCGGAATTATGATTATCTTTTCTATCACCATTACTACGATTGTGATGATCAACAAATTCTCTGAGATTAGTCCAGAAATGTTTTTACTGTTATTTGTCACACTTGGTTACGGCCTATTAGGATTTTTAGATGATTATATTAAAGTAGCGATGAAACGAAATCTTGGATTAACATCGAAACAGAAATTAATCGGTCAAATTGTGATCGCAGTGATCTTTTATGCAGTTTTCCATTATTATCAGTTTGCAACGACGATTCGCATTCCAGGAACAGACGTCAGCTTTGATTTAGGATGGGCTTACTTTATCCTTGTCGTTTTCATGCTTGTCGGAGGTTCTAATGCCGTGAACTTAACGGATGGACTGGATGGTCTCTTATCTGGAACCGCTGCTATTGCTTTCGGAGCTTTTGCCATACTGGCTTGGAATCAATCCCAGTATGATGTAGCGATCTTTTCAGTAGCTGTTGCAGGAGCCGTCCTTGGTTTCCTTGTGTTTAACGCACATCCTGCAAAAGTATTTATGGGTGATACAGGTTCTCTAGCATTAGGCGGAGCCATTGTAGCAATTGCGATTTTAACGAAGCTTGAAATTTTACTTGTCATTATTGGTGGAGTATTTGTTGTTGAGACGCTATCCGTTATTCTTCAAGTGATCTCCTTTAAAACAACCGGCAAAAGAATCTTTAAGATGAGTCCGCTTCACCACCACTATGAGTTAGTTGGCTGGTCAGAGTGGAGAGTAGTTGTCACCTTCTGGACAGCTGGTTTATTACTTGCTGTTTTAGGAATTTACATCGAGGTGTGGTTATAA
- the spoVE gene encoding stage V sporulation protein E, with translation MTNKKTSPDFLLVVITLLLLTIGLIMVYSASAVWASYKFDDSFYFAKRQLLFAGIGVIAMFFIMRVDYWTWRTWSKILIAVCFLLLLLVLIPGIGMERNGSRSWIGVGAFSIQPSEFMKLAMIAFLAKFLSEKQKNITSFRKGFAPALGIVFSAFAIIMLQPDLGTGTVMVGTCIIMIFVSGARIAHFIFLGLIGLSGFAALVLSAPYRIKRITSYLNPWEDPLGSGFQIIQSLYAVGPGGLFGMGLGQSRQKFFYLPEPQTDFIFAILSEELGFIGGSLILLLFSVLLWRGIRIALGAPDLYGSFLAVGIISMVAIQVMINIAVVTGLIPVTGITLPFLSYGGSSLTLMLMAIGVLLNVSRYARY, from the coding sequence TTGACGAATAAGAAAACTTCTCCGGATTTTTTGCTTGTTGTCATTACGTTACTTTTATTGACGATTGGTTTAATTATGGTGTACAGCGCTAGTGCTGTGTGGGCATCGTATAAATTTGATGATTCGTTTTATTTTGCAAAAAGACAGCTTTTGTTTGCCGGAATCGGAGTTATCGCAATGTTTTTCATTATGCGAGTCGATTATTGGACGTGGCGGACTTGGTCAAAGATATTGATTGCTGTTTGTTTTCTCCTTTTGCTGCTTGTACTCATTCCTGGTATCGGTATGGAGAGAAATGGATCAAGAAGCTGGATCGGTGTCGGTGCGTTTAGTATTCAGCCCTCTGAATTTATGAAGCTTGCGATGATTGCGTTTCTTGCAAAATTCTTATCTGAAAAACAAAAAAATATCACATCCTTTCGCAAAGGTTTTGCCCCAGCTTTAGGCATTGTATTTTCTGCATTTGCCATCATTATGCTTCAGCCGGATCTGGGAACAGGAACGGTGATGGTTGGAACCTGTATTATTATGATATTTGTTTCAGGTGCGAGAATTGCTCACTTTATATTTCTCGGTCTTATAGGACTCAGCGGGTTTGCTGCACTTGTCTTATCAGCACCCTACCGAATAAAACGAATTACATCGTACTTAAATCCTTGGGAAGATCCGCTAGGCAGTGGGTTTCAAATTATTCAATCCTTATACGCTGTTGGTCCAGGTGGTCTGTTCGGAATGGGACTTGGTCAAAGTAGACAAAAATTCTTCTATTTACCTGAGCCCCAAACGGACTTCATCTTTGCGATATTGTCTGAAGAGCTTGGCTTTATAGGGGGATCACTCATTTTACTCCTCTTTAGTGTTCTATTATGGAGAGGCATACGAATAGCACTTGGAGCCCCAGATTTATATGGAAGTTTCCTGGCAGTTGGTATTATTTCAATGGTTGCCATTCAAGTAATGATTAACATCGCAGTTGTCACTGGACTTATTCCTGTGACAGGTATCACGCTCCCATTCCTTAGTTATGGCGGCTCATCACTGACATTAATGCTGATGGCGATTGGCGTACTTTTGAATGTAAGCAGGTACGCAAGATATTAA